TCGGGGGCGGAGGCGGCACGGGGGCCGCGGTAGGTCTCGGAGCTGGGTGAGGTGGAGGAGCCGCCGCAGCAGCCCCACTTGAAGTCCCAGTTGCGGTTGAGGTCGGTGCCCACGGACGACGAGCCGGAGTTGGGCTGACGGTTCTTGCGCCAGCTGCGGTAGGAGCCGGTGGCGATGTCGTACTCGCCGCCGTCCGGGTTCACATCCGGGACGATCCAGATCTCCCGGCCGTTGACGGCATTGGTGATCCGGGAGTCGCTGCCGTAGCCCTCGGTGAACTGTCGCACCAGATAGAGCGCCATCTCCACCGTAAGGTGCTCACGGGCGTGCTGATGGGCGGTGAAGAGGACCTCGGGCTCGTTCTCGTCCGTGGCCACGTTGTCGCTGATCTTGAGGGCGATGATGTCGCGCCCCTCGTACGACTTTCCGATGACGCGCTTGCTGAGGATCGACGGATACTTCGCCACCGCGGCGTTGATCTCGGTGTTCGCTTCGGCGTAGTTGTGGTACTTCGCATCGGCCGACGGGAAGTCGAACGGCTTGGCCGACCTGCCCTCGGCGCGGTCGGGCGGGCCCGGGAGCGCGGTGAGCCGGTAGCCGAGCGCGCGCAGCCGCTTGGCCTGCGACGCGTCGGCGGTGACGACCACGGAGCGGGCGTCCACCTCGTCGATGGACACGCCCGTGGCGGCGATGGCGGAGCGGTCGGCCCGGGTGGCGGGGCCGGAGACCTCGTACTGCCGCACGCTCTCGTCGGCGCCCTGGGCAGTGGATGATGCGGTGCGGTCGGTGCCGGGCCGTGGAGCGGGATCATCGGCCTGAGCTGCCATGGGGGCGGCGAGTGCGAGGGTGAGCAAGGCGGTGAGGGCGGTGGCCCGTCTACCGCTGATGCGACGTCGCATGACATCTCCTGGGGGGTGAAGGGCGAGCGACTGCTGCGCCAGTGTTCGGCCATGCGCATGACATGCGCAAGGGTGGGAAATGGTCGAAGCCGAAGGAATCTCTCATCGAGGGAAGGAACCCCCCGCATGAACAGATCTCTCGTCGGTGCGCTCTCGGCCCTGTTACTGGGCGGCGCGACCCTCGTCGGCGCGGGCGCGGCGCCCGCGACGGCCGCGTCCCCCGCCAAGGCCCCGGCCCCCGCCAAGGTCTCCGCCAAGGCCCCGAAGGCGGCCGACTTCGCGGGCACGGTGGCGCTCAGCAACTGCTCCGGCTCCGTCGTCCGCACACCGGGCTCGGCCGACAGCGACCCCGCGCTCGTGCTCTCCAACGGCCACTGCCTGGAGAGCGGCTTCCCCGGCGCGGGAGAGGTGATCGTCGACCAGCCGTCCAGCCGGAGCTTCACCCTGCTGACCGCCTCGGGCGGCCGGGCCGGCACCGTCCGGGCGAGCAAGGTCGCGTACGCGACGATGACCGACACCGACATCTCGCTGTACCAGCTGACGTCCACGTACGCCCAGATCCAGTCGTCGTACGGCATCAAGGCGCTGACGCTGTCGGACAGCCGCCCGACCCAGGGCTCCGCCATCAATGTGGTCTCCGGCTACTGGAAGAAGATCTACTCCTGCAATATCGACGGATTTGCATATCGGCTTAAGGAGGGGGACTGGACCTGGAAGGACTCGGTCCGCTACACCTCCGCCTGTAACACGATCGGCGGAACGTCCGGCTCCCCCGTCGTCGACCCGGCGTCCGGCAAGGTCGTGGCCGTCAACAACACGGGCAACGAGGACGGCGGCCGCTGCACGCTCAACAACCCGTGCGAGGTGGACGAGAACGGCACGGTGACGGTGCGCCAGGGCATCAACTACGCCCAGGAGACGTACCCCATCACCAAGTGCGTGAGCACCGGCAACAAGATCAACCTCAACCTGGCGGGGTGTGTGCTGCCCAAGCCCTAGCGAACAGCTGTACGCCGGTGCGCCCCGCCCATGACGAGCGGGGCGCACCGGCGTACGTCGAACTGTCGTTCGCGCAGTCCTGTGGGTCTACAGCCCGTGGACGTGCGAGCCGACCGCCTTCGACCAGGCGTTCCCGCCGGCCGCGTCCCAGTTGGTGGACCAGGTCATCGCGCCACGGATGCCGGGGTAGGTCTTGGACGGCTTGAAGGAGCCGCAGCCGGAGCCCTTGGCGAGGCAGTCCAGGGCGTCGTTGACGACGCTCGGCTCGACATAGCCGGAGCCGGCGCCGCTGGTGGAGGCGGGCACGCCGATGCCCACCTGGGACGGGTCGAGGCCGTTCTCGAGCTGGATGCAGGCGAGGCCGGTGAGGAAGTCGACCGAGCCCTGTGAGTAGACCTTGCCGTCACAGCCCTGCATCGAGCCGCTGTTGTAGTACTGCATGTTGACCACCGTCAGGAAATCCTTGATCGCCAGGGCGGTCTTGAAGTACTCGGTGGACGCCGACTGCATGTCGATGGTCTGCGGCGCCATGGTGACCACGACATCGCTCTTCTTGTCGTGGACGGCCTTGAGGGCCTTGGTCATGTACGTCGAGTTGACGCCGTTCTCCAGGTCGATGTCGACGCCGTTGAAGCCGTACTTGTCCATCAGGCCGGTGATGGAGGAGGCGAAGGCGTCCGCCGAGGCGTCGTCGCTGACCGAGATGGAGCCCTTCTCGCCGCCGACGGAGACGATCACGGACTTCCCGGCCGCCTGCTTGGCCTTGATGTCGTCCTTGAACTGCTGCTCGTCGCTGTAGCCGGTGGCGGGGTCGAGCTTGAAGTCGACCGCTCCGGGGGTGCCGGTGGCGTCGGCGAAGGCCACCGCGATGATGTCGTAGTCGTCGGGGACGTCCGAGAGCTTCTGCTTCGTCGCGCCGTTGTCGAAGTTCTGCCAGTAGCCGGTGACGGCGTGCTCGGGGACGGCGGCGGCGTGCTGCTTCGCGTCCGGGTGCTCCTCGGACGCGTTGGCCGAGCCGGCGGATATGAGCCCTCCTGCGGCGAGGGCGACGACTGCGGCGGCTCCGAGC
This genomic interval from Streptomyces asiaticus contains the following:
- a CDS encoding S1 family peptidase; translated protein: MNRSLVGALSALLLGGATLVGAGAAPATAASPAKAPAPAKVSAKAPKAADFAGTVALSNCSGSVVRTPGSADSDPALVLSNGHCLESGFPGAGEVIVDQPSSRSFTLLTASGGRAGTVRASKVAYATMTDTDISLYQLTSTYAQIQSSYGIKALTLSDSRPTQGSAINVVSGYWKKIYSCNIDGFAYRLKEGDWTWKDSVRYTSACNTIGGTSGSPVVDPASGKVVAVNNTGNEDGGRCTLNNPCEVDENGTVTVRQGINYAQETYPITKCVSTGNKINLNLAGCVLPKP
- a CDS encoding chitinase: MVRAQFTKRLLGAAAVVALAAGGLISAGSANASEEHPDAKQHAAAVPEHAVTGYWQNFDNGATKQKLSDVPDDYDIIAVAFADATGTPGAVDFKLDPATGYSDEQQFKDDIKAKQAAGKSVIVSVGGEKGSISVSDDASADAFASSITGLMDKYGFNGVDIDLENGVNSTYMTKALKAVHDKKSDVVVTMAPQTIDMQSASTEYFKTALAIKDFLTVVNMQYYNSGSMQGCDGKVYSQGSVDFLTGLACIQLENGLDPSQVGIGVPASTSGAGSGYVEPSVVNDALDCLAKGSGCGSFKPSKTYPGIRGAMTWSTNWDAAGGNAWSKAVGSHVHGL
- a CDS encoding M14 family metallopeptidase, with amino-acid sequence MRRRISGRRATALTALLTLALAAPMAAQADDPAPRPGTDRTASSTAQGADESVRQYEVSGPATRADRSAIAATGVSIDEVDARSVVVTADASQAKRLRALGYRLTALPGPPDRAEGRSAKPFDFPSADAKYHNYAEANTEINAAVAKYPSILSKRVIGKSYEGRDIIALKISDNVATDENEPEVLFTAHQHAREHLTVEMALYLVRQFTEGYGSDSRITNAVNGREIWIVPDVNPDGGEYDIATGSYRSWRKNRQPNSGSSSVGTDLNRNWDFKWGCCGGSSTSPSSETYRGPRAASAPEVKVVADFARSRVVGGKQQIKAAIDFHTYSELVLWPFGWTYDETTTGMTRDDYDAFAAVGKKMAASNGYTPEQSSELYITDGAIDDYLWGTQKVFAYTFEMYPSDSGAGGFYPPDEVIDRETSRNRDAVLQLVENADCMYRSIGKEAQYCT